A genomic window from Alkalihalobacillus sp. AL-G includes:
- a CDS encoding class I SAM-dependent rRNA methyltransferase: protein MISETTVTIKSKFSNKFSSGYPLLFKDAILNLQDLQEEGTLLKVIDDKGRFIGKGYYGEQNKGYGWILTQKEHEAIDQDFFDRKIQDALDFRSSFFNDPNTTAFRVFNGEGDGIGGFTIDYFDGYYVINWYSEGIYTFKENVLESLDRLVEYKAIYQKKRFDQKGQYMDEDDFVTGERGEFPIIVKENGVNFSVYLNDGAMVGVFLDQREVRKAIRDQYSNGKTVLNTFSYTGAFSVFAALGGSSKTTSVDLAKRSLSKTIEQFSVNGIDYEAHDIRVMDVFNYFKYVKRNNLKFDMVILDPPSFARSKKHRFSVAKDYKDLLKEAIAITEDNGTIVASTNYAGFDMKKFKQFIVQAFKEMNGSYKLLNEFSLPKDFKTIKAFPEGDYLKVAIIKKIKG, encoded by the coding sequence ATGATCAGTGAAACGACAGTAACAATTAAATCAAAGTTCAGTAATAAATTCTCAAGCGGCTACCCGCTGCTTTTTAAGGATGCGATACTTAACCTTCAGGACCTTCAAGAGGAAGGAACGCTTCTTAAAGTCATCGATGATAAGGGACGATTTATCGGAAAAGGGTACTACGGCGAGCAAAATAAAGGCTACGGTTGGATTCTGACGCAAAAGGAACATGAAGCGATCGACCAGGATTTTTTTGATCGTAAAATCCAAGATGCTCTCGATTTTCGAAGTTCCTTTTTCAATGACCCAAATACGACTGCATTCCGGGTATTTAACGGGGAAGGCGATGGAATCGGTGGATTCACAATTGATTATTTCGATGGTTACTATGTGATCAATTGGTACAGCGAGGGTATTTACACGTTTAAGGAGAACGTGCTGGAATCGTTAGATCGGCTCGTTGAGTATAAGGCGATTTATCAGAAGAAGCGGTTCGATCAAAAGGGCCAGTATATGGATGAGGATGATTTTGTAACAGGTGAACGTGGAGAGTTTCCGATTATTGTTAAAGAAAATGGCGTAAACTTCTCTGTTTACTTGAATGATGGGGCGATGGTCGGCGTTTTTCTTGATCAACGGGAGGTAAGAAAGGCGATACGTGATCAGTATTCGAACGGTAAAACGGTTCTAAATACGTTCTCATATACTGGTGCCTTTTCGGTGTTTGCCGCTCTCGGTGGGTCTTCAAAAACGACAAGTGTCGACCTTGCGAAACGAAGCTTGAGCAAAACCATCGAGCAGTTCAGTGTTAATGGTATCGACTATGAAGCCCATGATATCCGTGTCATGGACGTTTTCAACTATTTTAAGTATGTGAAACGGAATAATTTGAAGTTTGATATGGTTATTCTCGATCCGCCAAGCTTTGCGCGATCGAAAAAGCACCGCTTCAGTGTTGCGAAGGATTATAAGGACCTTTTAAAAGAGGCAATCGCCATTACCGAAGACAACGGTACGATTGTAGCCTCAACAAACTATGCTGGCTTTGATATGAAAAAGTTCAAGCAATTCATTGTACAAGCATTTAAAGAAATGAACGGGTCCTATAAACTTCTGAATGAATTCTCACTCCCGAAGGACTTCAAAACGATCAAAGCATTTCCTGAAGGCGACTACCTGAAGGTTGCAATCATCAAGAAAATCAAAGGATAG
- a CDS encoding VOC family protein: MEKIIQRIGQVSIPVHNMKGAIEFYETKLGLQQLFSTDNMAFFDCNGIRLLLSIPEKEEFDHPSSIVYFQVENIHQSFDNLVTEDVTFVGKPHMAAKMGQTETWMAFFKDPDGNTHALMSEVQIES; encoded by the coding sequence ATGGAAAAGATAATTCAAAGAATTGGACAAGTATCAATCCCTGTCCATAACATGAAGGGTGCGATTGAGTTTTACGAAACAAAGCTCGGCCTACAACAGTTGTTCAGCACTGATAATATGGCGTTTTTTGATTGTAATGGGATTCGACTGCTGTTAAGCATTCCTGAAAAGGAAGAATTCGATCACCCGAGCTCAATAGTCTATTTTCAAGTGGAGAATATCCACCAATCCTTTGACAATCTTGTCACTGAAGATGTAACCTTTGTCGGTAAACCGCACATGGCTGCAAAAATGGGGCAAACCGAAACGTGGATGGCATTTTTTAAGGATCCTGATGGAAATACTCACGCGTTGATGAGTGAGGTTCAAATCGAAAGCTGA
- a CDS encoding M6 family metalloprotease domain-containing protein, translated as MLKVLSKSAVVLSLAGSLVVSGYSAPDVQKKEEASTYNLSLADYVGVTPELAEKAKDLGVDLSKADPAEKLAAKQGAKFQQPGDNHVAYQDAKGDIPVLVILAKYKDSDEPKGDYEGQIPAHYYEDLIFGTEYNPYELDVFKEYAEFNGEQAPTNRTMQNAYTESSYGSVDLVRKEDTDFAWVELPKGASYYLDQTGKYAENGTYVYGNDNGYAHMGELVRDLLKAADDQIDFSQYAVDGEVPNIFVVHEATGAEFSRDPAQIWSHKWNLLSALYYGKYYETGKTTPAYEGVGVNEWINETIAEDMTYDGVVVDNYNIQPAIGGNVSGYNLETGGYDEEHVSGPFPAQTGVYAHEFGHALGLPDFYDTAYTSEGVGNYSMMAGGSWMRYPNAPAYSGNSPTHFDPFSKIFLGWVDPIDVTPADGVQEITLPAISGADADNGIVKMEVPGSNGTEYFLFENVQQEGFNKGLIRQGEGSHGLVSWHVDENIISLYQTAGFRPNNVENWMNKRFQYNQSQTASDGTVVTHYGLSVLQADGEYDLEKYVNRGDSGDFFKTGDEITPVSGNVHTGSYYFWKGNGDTPADSGIHVTDIVENEDGSVTAKFYYDTNESNN; from the coding sequence TTGTTGAAGGTCCTATCAAAGTCAGCAGTTGTGCTATCGTTAGCAGGTAGTTTAGTAGTTTCAGGTTATTCTGCACCTGATGTGCAAAAGAAAGAAGAAGCAAGTACATATAATTTGAGTCTTGCTGATTATGTGGGTGTTACACCAGAACTTGCTGAAAAAGCGAAAGATCTTGGTGTTGATCTTTCAAAAGCAGACCCAGCTGAGAAATTAGCAGCTAAACAGGGAGCAAAGTTTCAACAGCCAGGTGATAATCACGTTGCCTATCAAGATGCAAAAGGGGATATCCCGGTTCTTGTCATTCTAGCAAAATATAAGGATAGTGATGAGCCTAAAGGGGATTATGAAGGACAGATTCCTGCTCATTATTATGAGGATTTGATTTTCGGAACCGAGTACAATCCATATGAGTTAGATGTATTCAAGGAGTATGCAGAGTTTAATGGTGAGCAAGCACCGACCAATCGGACAATGCAAAATGCCTACACAGAATCCAGCTATGGCAGTGTAGATTTAGTTAGGAAGGAAGATACTGATTTTGCTTGGGTAGAGCTTCCAAAGGGTGCTTCCTACTACTTGGATCAAACTGGTAAGTATGCAGAAAATGGTACTTACGTATACGGGAATGACAACGGCTATGCTCATATGGGTGAGCTTGTCCGTGACCTGCTAAAGGCAGCCGATGATCAAATTGACTTTTCACAATATGCAGTAGACGGGGAAGTTCCAAATATTTTTGTTGTCCATGAAGCAACAGGGGCAGAATTTAGTAGAGACCCTGCACAAATCTGGTCTCATAAATGGAACCTCTTAAGTGCACTCTACTACGGAAAGTACTATGAAACTGGTAAAACTACACCTGCATATGAAGGTGTTGGTGTGAATGAATGGATCAACGAAACGATCGCTGAAGATATGACGTATGATGGAGTCGTTGTAGACAACTACAACATCCAGCCGGCGATTGGCGGAAACGTTTCAGGCTATAACCTTGAAACGGGTGGTTATGATGAAGAACACGTATCTGGGCCATTCCCAGCACAAACTGGGGTTTACGCGCATGAATTTGGTCACGCGCTTGGATTACCAGACTTTTATGACACTGCTTACACATCTGAAGGAGTCGGAAACTATTCAATGATGGCGGGCGGTTCTTGGATGCGTTATCCGAATGCACCCGCGTATTCCGGAAACTCTCCGACACATTTTGATCCATTCTCGAAGATTTTCTTAGGATGGGTAGACCCAATCGATGTAACACCTGCAGATGGTGTCCAGGAAATTACACTACCAGCAATCAGTGGCGCAGATGCAGATAATGGTATTGTAAAAATGGAAGTGCCTGGATCGAATGGCACTGAGTATTTCCTATTTGAAAATGTTCAGCAAGAAGGCTTTAACAAAGGCTTGATCCGTCAAGGTGAAGGCTCTCATGGCTTAGTATCATGGCATGTCGATGAAAATATCATCAGTCTTTATCAAACAGCCGGATTCCGCCCGAACAATGTGGAAAACTGGATGAACAAGCGTTTTCAATACAACCAATCACAAACAGCTAGTGATGGAACAGTTGTCACACATTACGGTTTATCTGTACTTCAAGCGGATGGGGAATATGATCTTGAGAAGTATGTGAACCGTGGGGATTCAGGGGACTTCTTTAAGACAGGGGATGAAATCACACCAGTGTCTGGTAATGTCCATACAGGATCCTATTACTTCTGGAAGGGCAATGGAGATACACCTGCTGATTCCGGAATCCATGTAACCGACATCGTAGAAAATGAAGATGGTTCAGTTACAGCCAAATTCTACTATGATACGAACGAATCGAATAATTAA
- a CDS encoding ABC transporter ATP-binding protein: MASSRNENRISQHPHRRHQGIGSKPPKVTNMKSTLLRIWSYMSGEKRLFIIVICIVVVSSLLSLLGPFLLGVGVDDVIANPETETLLQMVLLLVVVYVLYSGTSWLQNFWMIGIAQNTVYAMRNHLFSHLQRLPLLFFQKRQHGELMSRLTNDIENVSRTLNTAVIQFTTSLLTITGTIGVMLWLSPILTLLTLTIVPVMYFGMKWITKRTGQYFKEQQRHLGDMNGYVEEMFSGQQIVSMYSQEKRVINEFEAKNEALRTSGYWAQTYSGFIPKLMNMLNNVSFAIIVGAGGLLALNGMGSIGVIVTFTTYSRQFTRPLNDLANQYNMILSAVAGAERVFQIIDEAEEKQDESDARDLARIHGEIRFQDIHFSYDEDQPTLKKLNFHVKPGQTVALVGPTGAGKTTIISLLSRFYETDSGTIFIDGTDIKTITRESLRSQMGVVLQDSILFHTTIRENIRYGRLDATDREVERAARSANAHEFITRLPKGYDTILDPDGKGISHGQRQLLSIARAMLADPALLILDEATSSIDTVTEMKISDALTTLMKGRTSFVIAHRLNTIRNADLILVLKDGEIIEKGMHRELVKVGGFYADLVHTQHNENKLPM, from the coding sequence ATGGCGTCGTCTAGAAATGAAAATCGTATCTCGCAGCACCCGCACCGACGTCATCAAGGGATTGGATCGAAGCCGCCGAAGGTAACCAATATGAAGTCTACGTTGCTGCGGATTTGGAGCTATATGAGCGGGGAAAAGCGTTTGTTTATAATTGTTATTTGTATTGTCGTAGTGAGTTCATTACTATCGCTACTTGGCCCGTTTTTGCTCGGAGTCGGAGTTGATGACGTTATTGCCAACCCTGAGACGGAGACCCTATTACAAATGGTCCTCTTATTGGTTGTCGTGTATGTACTTTATTCCGGGACTTCGTGGCTGCAAAATTTTTGGATGATCGGGATCGCTCAGAATACGGTGTACGCGATGCGGAATCACCTTTTCTCCCATTTGCAGCGCTTGCCGTTGTTATTTTTCCAAAAACGACAGCATGGGGAATTAATGAGTCGCCTGACGAACGATATCGAAAATGTAAGTCGGACGCTCAACACTGCGGTGATCCAGTTCACAACAAGCCTGTTAACGATAACAGGTACCATCGGAGTAATGCTATGGTTAAGTCCGATATTGACGCTATTAACATTGACCATTGTTCCTGTAATGTACTTTGGAATGAAGTGGATCACGAAACGAACGGGGCAATATTTTAAAGAGCAACAAAGACATCTCGGTGATATGAACGGTTATGTGGAAGAAATGTTTTCCGGTCAGCAAATCGTGTCGATGTACTCGCAGGAAAAGCGGGTCATTAATGAATTTGAGGCGAAAAATGAGGCGTTACGGACATCAGGCTATTGGGCGCAAACGTATTCAGGATTTATTCCGAAGCTGATGAACATGCTGAACAATGTCAGCTTCGCGATTATCGTCGGCGCCGGAGGACTGTTGGCATTGAACGGAATGGGTTCCATTGGGGTGATCGTCACGTTTACGACGTATTCGCGCCAGTTCACTCGTCCATTAAACGATCTTGCCAACCAGTACAACATGATTTTGTCGGCTGTAGCTGGGGCAGAGCGTGTGTTTCAAATTATCGATGAAGCTGAAGAAAAACAGGACGAATCGGATGCGAGGGACCTTGCACGAATCCATGGTGAGATTCGATTTCAAGACATTCATTTTTCCTATGATGAGGATCAACCTACGTTAAAGAAACTCAATTTCCATGTAAAGCCCGGTCAAACGGTAGCACTCGTTGGTCCAACAGGGGCGGGTAAGACGACAATCATTTCCTTGTTGTCACGCTTTTATGAAACCGATAGCGGAACGATATTCATCGATGGAACGGACATTAAGACGATTACAAGAGAAAGCCTGCGAAGTCAAATGGGGGTCGTTCTTCAGGATTCGATCCTCTTTCATACAACGATTCGGGAGAACATTCGTTATGGGCGGCTCGATGCGACCGACCGAGAGGTGGAAAGGGCGGCGCGGTCGGCGAATGCGCATGAGTTTATTACCAGGCTGCCGAAAGGATATGATACGATTCTTGACCCGGATGGAAAAGGAATTAGTCACGGCCAGAGGCAATTGCTGTCAATTGCACGTGCGATGCTGGCAGATCCCGCACTGCTGATTCTCGATGAAGCGACGAGCAGTATCGATACGGTAACAGAAATGAAGATCTCAGACGCATTAACCACGTTGATGAAAGGCAGAACGAGCTTTGTGATTGCACACCGCCTGAATACAATCCGAAATGCAGATCTGATTCTCGTGTTGAAGGACGGAGAGATAATTGAAAAAGGTATGCACAGGGAGCTGGTGAAGGTGGGTGGTTTTTACGCGGATCTCGTTCATACACAACACAATGAAAACAAACTCCCGATGTAA